A window of Candidatus Krumholzibacteriia bacterium genomic DNA:
GTCGTGGGCCGGGTCGTGTCGGTCGGCGACGACGTTCGGGGTGTGGCGGTGGGCGAACGCGTCGGCGTGGCCTGGATCTTCTCGGCGTGTGGCACCTGTGCCCGGTGTCGTGCCGGCCTCGAGAACCTGTGCGTCGCCTTCCGTGCGACCGGACGTGACGCCCACGGTGGGTACGCCGAGCTCATGACCGCGCCCGCTGCTTTCGTCCACTCGATTCCCGCCGCGTTCGACGATGTGCACGCGGCCCCATTGCTGTGCGCCGGCGCGATCGGACACCGAGCCCTCGCGCTGACCGGCTTGCACGACGGCCAGCGGCTGGGCTTGACCGGCTTCGGTGCGTCGGGGCACCTGGTGCTGGAGCTGGCGCGCGCCTGCTTTCCCGGCAGCGAGATCTTCGTCTTCGCCCGCGGCCGGGCGAGCCGCGCCTTCGCTCGCGAGCTCGGCGCCGACTGGGTCGGTGGGACCGAGGACGCGCCGCCGCTGCCCCTGCACGCGATCATCGACACGACTCCGGCGTGGACCCCCGTCGTCGCGGCCCTGGCGGCGCTCGAGCCGGGCGGCCGGCTGGTGATCAACGCCATCCGCAAGGAGTCGACCGACGCCGCGCGGCTGGCCGGCCTGGACTACGCCGAACACCTGTGGATGGAGAAAGAGATCAAGAGCGTGGCAAACGTCACGCGCGACGACGTACGCTCTTTCCTCGAGGTGGCCGCACGGTCGGGGATCCGCTCCGAGGTCCGCACCTATCCTCTCGACCAGGCCAACCGCGCGTTGGTGGAGCTGCGCCGAGGTGGAGGTCGCGGCGCGAAGGTGCTCCGAATCGGCTCGTCACACGTCACCCCTGGTGGGGGTAGTCCGAGTACAGGCCTCTCCCGGAGGTGAGGCGTTCCCCTTTTTCCGGAGGCACCATGCGCTCCCTGTTGCTCGTAGTCCTGATCCTGTCCGCCGAGATCGCGGTGGCCGTCCCCCCCGACGGGGTCCAGCAGATCCTGCCCCGCGGTCGCATCGCCGCCGTGTTCGAGCCGTCGTTCGTGCCCGCGGACGAGGCCGAGATTCCCGACGACGCCTGGGTCCTCGGGGTCGTCGTCGACGGCGAGGCCCGCGCCTACAGCCTGAACCTGTTGAATCGCCACGAAGTGGTGAACGACCGCGTCGGCGATCGCCCGATCGCCGCGGTGTGGTGACCGCTGGCCAATACGGCCGTCGTGTACGACCGCAGATTCGAAGATCGTGAACTGGATTTCGAGGCCTCCGGCGCACTCGAGGGAGCGTCGCTCGTGATGCGCGACGTCCAGACGGACAGCTGGTGGTCGCTGATGAGCTCGAGCGCCATCGGTGGTGAGATGGAAGGGGCCGAGGTCACGGAACTGCCGGTGAGCGAAAAGATGCGATGGGACGCATGGCGTGCTGAGCATCCCGACACGCAGGTATTGAGCGTGCAGGGTCAGGAGCACGTCTCGAACAATCCCTACGGCAACTACATCGAGGGCGACGGAACCTTCCGCGACCTCGAGGTGTCCGACACCCGCCTGCCGGCGAAGGAGCCGGTGTACGCGTTCTGGTGGGAGGGACAGCCGATCGTGGTCACCCATTCGTCGGTGGAGGGTGGGCGGATCGTGGAGCGCGGCGACGTGGCTCTCGTGTTCCACCGTCCACCAGGCGCATCGGTGTTCGCGTCGACACGTGTGGCGGCAGTTCCCGTGGACGCCGCCGAGGACGCGGCGACGGCCCTGGACGCGGTCGACGACGGTTCGGTCGAAACCGTTCGTCCGATCGAGGGCTTCGACACGTACTGGTACACCTGGGTCCATGTGAACGAGGACAGCGAGGTGTGGTGAGGCTTCGTCCGAGGGCCCGCTCGCGCCGTGCCCTCGGCGTCGTCCGATATGATGCAACTGCAACGCAGATGCCCTGAATCGCGGCTGCTAGCCTGAAGCAAAGATCCCGCGGTGAGCGCGGGACCGGGTCTCAGCGCTGGGAGGCGATCCATGCGTCGGGCGAATGTCGGCCGCGCCGGATTCTCGTGCGCGGCCGTCGTCCTGTTCCTCTTCTGTCTCGCGACCCTTCCTGCCCACGCCCAGTACCCTCCTCCCGACAGCTATCCCGCCGAACTCGACCACGTGGAGATCCTGTTCGCGGACGATACGCACATCCGGCTGCGTGATGGCGTGGTGACCGATCTGGATGCTCCGCCGGGCGATCCGGGCCTCGTGCAGCTGATCGACGACGCGCTCATGATGCTCGAGCTGGACTTCCGGGAGTGGAGCCGGCTGGAAACCTCGGTGCCCGAGGCGACGCTCGACATCTGGGAACTGGAAGGCGAACTCGCCAGCGGCGAGGACGTGTACAACCTGAACAACGTGTTCCGGCTGCGTTTCGGCAGTCCGCTCAGCACCGC
This region includes:
- a CDS encoding zinc-dependent alcohol dehydrogenase family protein, translated to MKAMLLERIVSIADDPRPLTAAEVADPVPGPGDVLVAVSTCGVCHTELDEIEGRTPPLRLPVVPGHQVVGRVVSVGDDVRGVAVGERVGVAWIFSACGTCARCRAGLENLCVAFRATGRDAHGGYAELMTAPAAFVHSIPAAFDDVHAAPLLCAGAIGHRALALTGLHDGQRLGLTGFGASGHLVLELARACFPGSEIFVFARGRASRAFARELGADWVGGTEDAPPLPLHAIIDTTPAWTPVVAALAALEPGGRLVINAIRKESTDAARLAGLDYAEHLWMEKEIKSVANVTRDDVRSFLEVAARSGIRSEVRTYPLDQANRALVELRRGGGRGAKVLRIGSSHVTPGGGSPSTGLSRR
- a CDS encoding DUF3179 domain-containing (seleno)protein gives rise to the protein MRSLLLVVLILSAEIAVAVPPDGVQQILPRGRIAAVFEPSFVPADEAEIPDDAWVLGVVVDGEARAYSLNLLNRHEVVNDRVGDRPIAAVWUPLANTAVVYDRRFEDRELDFEASGALEGASLVMRDVQTDSWWSLMSSSAIGGEMEGAEVTELPVSEKMRWDAWRAEHPDTQVLSVQGQEHVSNNPYGNYIEGDGTFRDLEVSDTRLPAKEPVYAFWWEGQPIVVTHSSVEGGRIVERGDVALVFHRPPGASVFASTRVAAVPVDAAEDAATALDAVDDGSVETVRPIEGFDTYWYTWVHVNEDSEVW